A genomic region of Bacillus sp. SM2101 contains the following coding sequences:
- a CDS encoding DUF2262 domain-containing protein, which produces MSYYETTEIVELIKQAYEGNAKARETLRTINVPYAISNDFSEMILVQKKRVDICNEGLIQIRNEAPTKGSEVLQVADIYQCDNEGSSWVSTPIPSCFTVKKLEIADGVFSFISKDNKTTEGTISQINVSMLDLMFTINGVTEEEIEQCFLNISTTVINTPKLQKKSSENANIEHNTIGTFIFDKRHQWFVKNYQTPKYKLELVINTFNRKSAKRMLPIIHKILNKLDEINLNAREFASKKLLEVKNNDWLEDGEGFITKDDFISSMLIYTIIFNEKGDFELWYNDDSLFWGHDITIYINKKGKPKRAVISG; this is translated from the coding sequence ATGAGTTACTATGAGACTACCGAAATTGTGGAACTCATCAAACAAGCATATGAAGGTAACGCTAAGGCTAGAGAAACTCTTAGAACAATTAATGTTCCATATGCTATATCTAATGATTTTTCGGAGATGATATTAGTACAGAAAAAAAGAGTAGATATCTGTAATGAGGGATTGATTCAGATTCGTAACGAGGCACCGACGAAAGGGAGTGAAGTACTGCAGGTAGCTGATATATATCAATGTGATAATGAGGGATCTTCTTGGGTAAGTACTCCAATTCCTTCTTGTTTTACTGTTAAAAAACTAGAGATCGCTGATGGGGTATTTAGTTTTATATCAAAGGATAACAAAACAACGGAAGGGACAATTTCTCAGATCAATGTTTCTATGTTAGATTTAATGTTTACAATAAATGGAGTAACTGAAGAAGAAATTGAACAATGCTTTTTAAACATTTCAACAACTGTTATAAACACTCCTAAGCTACAGAAAAAATCTTCTGAGAATGCAAATATAGAACATAATACTATAGGTACTTTCATTTTTGATAAACGTCATCAATGGTTTGTAAAAAATTATCAGACACCAAAATATAAACTAGAGTTGGTTATTAATACTTTTAATCGAAAAAGTGCTAAAAGAATGTTACCCATTATACATAAGATACTTAATAAACTAGACGAAATTAATTTAAATGCAAGGGAGTTTGCATCAAAAAAACTACTAGAAGTGAAAAATAATGATTGGTTAGAAGACGGTGAGGGTTTCATAACGAAAGATGATTTTATATCAAGTATGTTAATTTATACAATTATATTTAACGAAAAAGGAGATTTCGAATTATGGTATAACGATGATAGTCTTTTTTGGGGGCATGATATAACTATTTATATTAACAAGAAAGGAAAACCAAAAAGAGCAGTAATATCTGGTTGA
- a CDS encoding VOC family protein: MTLEIAVFLSMNGKAYEAINFYKKHLNAKELLCVTYSDMAKRDDSLVLTEGNKDFISHSVLQLGKTKLMIAEETMLPSESYNVGNNISLCIQSENLAKIQNFYNNLTSDDRVQIITPLAKNIFSEAYGIVQDPYGVQIQLMYDKRLK, encoded by the coding sequence ATGACATTAGAAATTGCAGTTTTTTTATCTATGAATGGCAAAGCATATGAAGCAATTAACTTTTACAAAAAACACTTAAATGCTAAGGAGCTACTATGTGTGACATATTCAGATATGGCAAAACGTGATGATTCACTTGTTTTAACAGAAGGAAACAAAGATTTTATTTCACATTCGGTACTTCAGCTAGGAAAAACTAAACTAATGATTGCTGAAGAAACAATGCTACCTAGTGAAAGCTACAATGTAGGTAATAATATTTCACTTTGTATTCAAAGTGAAAACTTAGCAAAAATTCAAAATTTTTATAATAATTTAACAAGCGATGATAGAGTTCAAATTATTACTCCTCTTGCTAAGAATATTTTCAGTGAAGCTTACGGAATTGTTCAGGATCCTTATGGTGTTCAAATTCAACTTATGTATGATAAGCGTTTAAAATAG
- a CDS encoding WYL domain-containing protein has protein sequence MNKSERLNDMLQFINNKKTFNLKDLMEKYNISRSTAIRDVQSLELLGMPIYAEQGRNGKYLVLENRILSPIIFTVDEMFAVYFAMLTLEGYKAKPFEYEISYLEEKFKKVLPNQVKENIEKMKELVSLEITNHSNFNPYIQDLIQGIMDEKIYQVSYEKNKEKIQLTGQFIKINSKFGQWYAKFYNIDKQRVQTLRCDKILSLKMVKDRMSMRLEYLLSLLGTYHKEENAIHFSIVVNDKGKDLYDKEHYPSMSILREDEHYVISGYYNLSEEDFISDYILRFGLNIISISPNSLKILIQSKLKVVALHINNIN, from the coding sequence ATGAATAAGTCTGAAAGATTAAATGATATGTTGCAATTCATAAATAATAAAAAGACTTTTAACCTTAAGGATTTGATGGAAAAGTATAATATATCAAGAAGTACAGCGATTAGAGATGTTCAATCATTAGAATTATTAGGGATGCCAATTTATGCTGAGCAAGGTAGAAATGGGAAGTATTTAGTATTAGAAAATCGAATATTATCTCCAATTATCTTTACTGTTGATGAAATGTTTGCTGTGTACTTTGCTATGCTGACGTTGGAAGGCTATAAAGCAAAACCATTTGAATATGAAATAAGTTATTTAGAAGAAAAGTTTAAAAAAGTTTTACCTAATCAAGTGAAAGAAAATATTGAGAAAATGAAAGAGTTAGTTAGCTTAGAAATAACCAACCATAGTAATTTTAATCCTTACATACAAGATTTAATTCAAGGTATTATGGATGAGAAAATCTACCAAGTGTCCTATGAAAAAAATAAAGAAAAAATACAATTAACAGGTCAATTTATAAAAATTAACTCTAAATTTGGGCAATGGTATGCAAAATTTTACAATATTGATAAGCAAAGAGTCCAAACTTTACGGTGTGATAAGATTTTATCATTAAAAATGGTTAAAGATAGAATGTCAATGAGATTAGAATATTTATTATCACTATTAGGAACCTACCATAAAGAAGAGAATGCTATTCATTTTTCCATTGTTGTAAATGATAAAGGAAAGGACTTATATGATAAGGAGCATTATCCATCAATGTCAATTTTAAGAGAAGACGAACATTATGTTATATCAGGCTATTACAATTTGAGCGAAGAAGATTTTATTTCAGACTACATTTTGCGCTTTGGTCTGAACATTATTTCTATAAGTCCGAACTCATTAAAAATTTTGATTCAAAGCAAGTTGAAGGTTGTTGCGCTACACATAAATAATATAAACTAA
- a CDS encoding GNAT family N-acetyltransferase — protein MKNAINLWVGVDIVLTLQKVQPTEENILHSIMQFYIYEFSRYIPSIILEQDGTYVPFNLEKYWVNSNFHAYFIKLEDEFIGFALVESSTESSPNTIQEFFIMAKYSGNGYGKEIAKKVFTMFPGDWKITQIEKNKPARSFWQGIINDICKDEFTERFEGGKYIQEFNTKSECKISNHRI, from the coding sequence TTGAAGAACGCCATAAATTTATGGGTAGGAGTTGATATAGTGCTTACTTTACAAAAAGTACAGCCAACGGAAGAGAATATATTACATAGCATAATGCAGTTTTACATTTATGAATTTAGTAGATATATTCCTTCTATAATATTAGAACAGGATGGAACCTATGTACCTTTTAATTTAGAGAAGTATTGGGTTAATAGTAACTTTCATGCTTACTTTATAAAATTAGAAGATGAATTTATTGGATTTGCTCTTGTTGAAAGCTCAACTGAGTCGAGCCCAAACACAATTCAAGAATTCTTTATTATGGCTAAATATAGTGGTAATGGCTACGGAAAAGAAATAGCGAAAAAAGTATTTACCATGTTTCCTGGTGATTGGAAGATTACTCAAATAGAAAAAAACAAGCCTGCTCGTTCTTTTTGGCAGGGAATTATTAACGATATTTGTAAGGATGAATTTACTGAGCGTTTTGAAGGTGGAAAATACATTCAAGAATTTAATACTAAGTCAGAGTGCAAGATTTCGAATCATAGGATATAA
- a CDS encoding GNAT family N-acetyltransferase: MIHEADINVRKKLFPMFKDMDNTMVLSCLQGHMGTVWVDDLENPTIAQIMVGIFVYYAGNPYSRRAEELLYNLPEHIYVIVNNDEWKNRIETVHKGVLDKFQRYKFQKDPEDLNQSHIHTFLSKLSEGYRLQKIDLTLAKEPSLHEISEDFTSQFDSIDDFINRGIGYAILYDGQVVCGASSYSIYNHGIEIEVATHPLHRRKGLASIAGSALILDCLENGVYPSWDAANIESANLAQKLGYVLKESYDTYYINYKK; encoded by the coding sequence ATGATACATGAAGCAGATATCAATGTAAGAAAAAAGTTGTTTCCTATGTTCAAAGATATGGATAATACCATGGTTCTTTCGTGTCTTCAAGGTCATATGGGAACTGTTTGGGTTGATGATCTTGAGAACCCAACTATTGCACAAATTATGGTAGGCATTTTTGTATACTATGCTGGTAACCCATATTCAAGGAGGGCTGAGGAGTTACTATACAACCTTCCTGAACATATCTATGTGATCGTAAATAATGACGAATGGAAAAATCGTATAGAGACTGTTCATAAAGGAGTTTTGGATAAATTTCAACGATATAAATTCCAAAAAGATCCTGAAGATCTAAACCAGAGTCATATACACACTTTTTTATCAAAATTATCAGAAGGATATAGACTACAAAAAATAGATTTAACATTAGCGAAAGAACCATCTCTTCATGAAATTTCAGAGGATTTTACAAGTCAGTTTGATTCGATAGATGATTTTATAAATAGAGGTATAGGGTATGCCATTTTATATGATGGACAAGTTGTATGTGGAGCGTCATCATATAGTATTTATAATCATGGAATTGAGATTGAAGTCGCCACACATCCATTGCATAGAAGAAAAGGCTTAGCATCAATAGCAGGATCTGCATTGATTTTAGATTGTCTTGAGAATGGGGTTTACCCTAGTTGGGATGCAGCCAACATTGAATCTGCAAACTTAGCACAAAAACTTGGATACGTGTTAAAAGAGTCATATGACACGTATTATATTAATTATAAAAAATAA